DNA from Streptomyces asoensis:
GCCGGGCTTGGCCCGTGGCAGCGCGCGCACAACTGGCTGGCCGCCGCCACTCGCCGACCGTTCACCACCGGAGCCGACAGCCACCCCTTCTACGGCGCCCCTGCACTAGCTCACGTCCTGGCCTGCGCCGCCGAACACCTCCCCGGCGCCTACCGGCGTGACCTCGACCGGCTGGACCGGCACGTGGCAGGCGACGTGAAGCGGCGCCTGGATGCCGCGCACCGCAGGATCGACGCCGGCCGACTCCCGGTGCTTGCCGAGTTCGACGCGATCCGGGGACTGACCGGCTACGGCAGATACCTCCTGCACCGAGATGCAGACGCACCCGCCTTGCGGGCGCTCCTCGAATACTGCGTGCGCCTGGTCGAGCCGATCCCCCACCACGACGAGGCGCTTGCGGGATGGTGGACGCTCACCGGCCCTTCCGGGCGGATCGATATCTCCTTCCCGGGCGGACACGGCAACAACGGCATGGCCCACGGAGTCGGCTCCGTCTTGGCGTTGCTCGCCCTCGGCGCACGCCGCGCGGTCACCGTCGCCGGCCACCACGAAGCCATGCGCACCATCCTGGCCTGGCTCGACCACTGGAAGACGATCACCGCATCCGGCCCGGTGTGGCCATATTGGATCACTCGCGCCGACCAGCGCGCGGGCCTGCTCAAGCCCTCCACACCGCAGCGACCTTCCTGGTGCTACGGCACCGCAGGTCTGGCGCGCGCCCAGCAACTCGCCGCGCACGCCCTCAGCGACACCGCACGCCGCGCACAGGCAGAAGCGGCCCTCCTGGACGCGCTCACCGATCCCGCGCAGCTGCGCGCCACGGTGGATGCCGGGCTCTGCCACGGTGTCGCCGGCCTCGCCCATCTCGCCTCCCGCACTGCCGCCGACGCCTGCCCCGACATCGCCGCCGAACTGCGCGCCGTCCTCCCCGGCCTACTCGCCACGCTCATCCCCCCCGGCGCAGCACCCCACGAGGCGACGGCCGCGCTCGTGAACGGCCGTGCGGGGCCCGGCCTCCTCGATGGCGCCGCGGGCATAGCGCTGGCAGTTCTTTCCGCCGCCGGTGCCCAGCCGCCCCGCACCGGCTGGGACGCCTGCCTGCTCATCGCGTAACCCCGAGAGGAACTGGATGCCCCCCGACCGCTGGCAGCAGCACAACATCACCTTCACCGACCGGCAGACCGCGCGGCAAGCCGCCGCCGACCGCATCGCACCAGTGCTCCTCGAGGCAGAAGGCCAGCAGCTCACCGGCTGGTGGTTCATGAACAAGCAGCCCTGGCCGCTGCGGTATCTCGCCGACCGCCCGGCCCCGGACGTGACGGAGGTGCTGGACAGCCTGGTCCGCGACAACATCGCTCAGTCCTGGACGAGCAGCATCTACGAACCGGAGACCGAAGCGTTCGGCGGTGCCGCCGCGATGACGGCCGCGCACGCTCTCTTCCACGAGGACAGCCGCCACCTGCTCCACTACCAACCAGGGCCACGGACGTTGGGCCGCCGAGAGACGGCCGTGCTCCTGATGAGCAGCCTGATGCGCGCCGCGAACCTCGACTGGTTCGAGCAAGGAGACGCCTGGGCCAAGGCCGCTGCTCTACGCCCGCACCCC
Protein-coding regions in this window:
- a CDS encoding lanthionine synthetase C family protein; this translates as MNEPPAITLAAAIADRLSHPDTAPCAATTDEARQHLAHGPIGIALLHIELAAAGLGPWQRAHNWLAAATRRPFTTGADSHPFYGAPALAHVLACAAEHLPGAYRRDLDRLDRHVAGDVKRRLDAAHRRIDAGRLPVLAEFDAIRGLTGYGRYLLHRDADAPALRALLEYCVRLVEPIPHHDEALAGWWTLTGPSGRIDISFPGGHGNNGMAHGVGSVLALLALGARRAVTVAGHHEAMRTILAWLDHWKTITASGPVWPYWITRADQRAGLLKPSTPQRPSWCYGTAGLARAQQLAAHALSDTARRAQAEAALLDALTDPAQLRATVDAGLCHGVAGLAHLASRTAADACPDIAAELRAVLPGLLATLIPPGAAPHEATAALVNGRAGPGLLDGAAGIALAVLSAAGAQPPRTGWDACLLIA